From a region of the Myroides sp. JBRI-B21084 genome:
- a CDS encoding RHS repeat domain-containing protein, whose amino-acid sequence MRGSPRPKHTNKKWRQNNYYPFGLKHKGYNEYADYSATNKYKYAYGGKELNNELGLDLYDFGARNYDAAIGRWLNVDPLAEQYWNVTPYGYALNNPIYFIDPDGMQVLDPDEIVKKQKEKLSSDIASVRGMMKDRQIDAEIGNKFITFLEGAQNEIKALEDSEQVYNVFYDKTNKGNSGYVNYNFGTNAVDIGMGTTASYSVIGHELMHGFQFEKGKTSFRRDDQSTLNDIGDETAGYNRQYILEGGVKQFNPAAPPYYMDSDIIDFGKKQNPQIYQGMHQSSLSLSSKEGKAMRKATIEAGKSGAAAPEVYIGWEKDYNKGVKKRK is encoded by the coding sequence TTGCGAGGTTCGCCGAGACCAAAACATACAAATAAAAAGTGGAGGCAAAACAACTATTATCCGTTTGGGTTAAAACATAAAGGATACAATGAATATGCCGATTATAGTGCTACCAATAAGTATAAATACGCTTATGGCGGTAAAGAATTAAACAACGAATTAGGTTTAGATTTATATGACTTTGGCGCACGTAATTACGATGCTGCAATTGGAAGATGGTTGAATGTGGATCCGCTGGCGGAACAGTATTGGAATGTAACTCCATATGGATACGCCTTAAATAATCCTATTTATTTTATTGATCCCGATGGTATGCAAGTATTAGACCCAGATGAAATTGTAAAAAAACAAAAGGAAAAACTAAGTAGTGATATAGCGTCTGTTCGAGGAATGATGAAGGATCGTCAGATTGATGCGGAAATTGGAAATAAATTTATAACTTTTTTGGAGGGTGCTCAAAATGAAATAAAAGCATTAGAAGATTCTGAACAAGTTTATAATGTATTTTATGATAAAACCAATAAAGGAAATTCTGGTTATGTAAATTATAATTTTGGAACAAATGCAGTAGATATTGGTATGGGAACAACTGCTTCATATTCAGTTATAGGTCATGAGCTAATGCATGGATTTCAGTTTGAAAAAGGTAAAACTTCGTTTAGAAGAGATGATCAGTCAACTCTAAACGATATCGGAGATGAAACTGCAGGATATAATCGACAATATATATTAGAAGGAGGTGTAAAACAATTTAATCCAGCTGCACCACCATATTACATGGATTCTGATATTATTGATTTTGGAAAAAAGCAGAATCCACAAATTTATCAAGGAATGCATCAATCGTCCTTAAGCTTATCTTCAAAAGAAGGAAAAGCAATGAGAAAAGCAACAATTGAAGCAGGTAAAAGTGGAGCTGCAGCTCCTGAAGTGTATATTGGTTGGGAAAAAGATTACAATAAGGGTGTTAAAAAAAGGAAATAA